One window from the genome of Candidatus Eisenbacteria bacterium encodes:
- the rpsT gene encoding 30S ribosomal protein S20: MPYHKSAAKRVKTNEISRRRNIAARSRMRHVLKAVREAKDRATASELYVKAAAILDRTAAKGIIKKETANRQKSRLAKFAASLSA; encoded by the coding sequence ATGCCGTATCACAAGTCGGCGGCCAAACGAGTCAAGACGAACGAGATCAGCCGCCGCCGTAACATTGCTGCACGCAGCCGGATGCGCCACGTACTCAAAGCCGTGCGCGAGGCCAAGGACCGTGCGACCGCGAGCGAGCTCTACGTGAAGGCCGCCGCCATTCTCGATCGCACCGCCGCGAAGGGCATCATCAAGAAGGAGACCGCGAACCGCCAGAAGTCTCGTCTGGCCAAGTTCGCCGCCAGCCTCTCCGCCTGA